In Oryza brachyantha chromosome 1, ObraRS2, whole genome shotgun sequence, the following are encoded in one genomic region:
- the LOC107303946 gene encoding LOB domain-containing protein 20-like, producing the protein MHAAQPPAPAPGSKRRGAAVGRPASGAGLQAEEEASSAGPGAPCGACKFLRRRCVPGCVFAPHFGGGGGGTGVGVGVGVGVGRGRERGAAEFAAVHRVFGASNVAKLLSRVPASLRRDAARTVCYEAQARIADPVYGSVGTILALQHQVSLLQGQLSVLESQLFNLRLAFAASAHPDTPQHFVVLQPACSAAYTPNQVVVNYDELPQAVDFMDAEPAALRGIEPLQLSQPLQREEDESHQDMNLFSDSVGQRQL; encoded by the exons atgcatgcagcgCAGCCACCCGCACCCGCACCGGGCAGCAAGCGCCGGGGCGCGGCCGTGGGGCGGCCAGCCAGCGGCGCGGGCCTGCAAGCGGAGGAAGAAGCGTCCTCGGCGGGGCCCGGGGCGCCGTGCGGGGCGTGCAAGTTCCTGCGCCGCCGGTGCGTCCCCGGGTGCGTGTTCGCGCCGCACTtcggcgggggcggtggcggcaccggGGTCGGAGTCGGAGTAGGGGTAGGGGTAGGGCGAGGGAGggagcgcggcgcggcggagttCGCCGCCGTGCACAGGGTTTTCGGCGCCAGCAACGTGGCGAAGCTGCTGTCACGGGTGCCCGCCTCGCTGCGCCGCGACGCGGCGCGCACGGTCTGCTACGAGGCCCAGGCGCGCATCGCCGACCCGGTCTACGGCAGCGTCGGCACCATCCTCGCGCTCCAGCACCAG GTATCTCTCCTCCAAGGCCAGCTCTCCGTCCTGGAGTCTCAGCTCTTCAACCTGCGGCTGGCcttcgccgcgagcgcgcACCCCGACACGCCGCAGCACTTCGTCGTGCTGCAGCCGGCGTGCTCCGCTGCATATACGCCGAACCAGGTGGTGGTGAACTACGACGAACTTCCGCAGGCGGTGGATTTCATGGACGCGGAGCCCGCCGCGCTGAGGGGCATAGAACCTCTCCAGCTCTCGCAGCCACTGCAGCGGGAGGAAGACGAAAGCCACCAAGACATGAATCTCTTCTCGGACAGTGTAGGACAACGGCAACTGTAA
- the LOC102705130 gene encoding histone-lysine N-methyltransferase SUVR3, with protein MRNPATRGAVGELAELVLPWLPTEDLAAAASACRALRAAASAVTAGRAADAAHGLEPLPIPFDNLVDCKPYAYFLYTPFSLTPSAASPRAQPWGRTWERPLGPTWPPSDLGGFPSAGCACPQGACGGARCPCADPEAQTVGSEAEVGMGMGSLRECGEGCPCGPSCGNRRTQRGITVRLRVMRHRKKGWGLHAAEVLRHGRFVCEYAGELLTTEEARKRQRLYDELASVGKLSPALIVIREHLPSGKACLRVNIDATKVGNAARFINHSCDGGNLHPVLVRSSGSLLPRLCFFAARDINEGEELTFSYGDARVRPKGLPCFCGSLCCSGVLPSEET; from the exons ATGAGAAACCCAGcaacgcgcggcgccgtcggcgagtTGGCGGAGCTGGTCCTGCCATGGCTGCCGACAGAGGACCTCGCAGCCGCGGCTTCCGCCTGCCGCGCCCTGCGTGCCGCCGCTTCCGCGGTCAcagccggccgcgccgccgacgcggcaCACGGACTGGAGCCTCTCCCCATCCCCTTCGACAACCTCGTCGACTGCAAGCCCTACGCCTACTTCCTCTACACCCCCTTCTCCCTCACCCCGTCCGCCGCCTCACCCCGCGCCCAACCGTGGGGCCGCACGTGGGAACGTCCGCTAGGCCCGACATGGCCTCCCTCCGACCTAGGCGGCTTCCCGTCGGCCGGGTGCGCGTGTCCACAGggggcgtgcggcggcgctcggTGCCCGTGCGCTGACCCGGAGGCCCAGACGGTCGGCTCGGAGGCGGAGGTTGGGATGGGGATGGGGAGCCTCAGGGAGTGCGGCGAGGGGTGCCCGTGCGGGCCGTCGTGCGGGAACCGGCGGACCCAGCGCGGCATCACGGTGCGGCTGCGCGTCATGCGCCACCGGAAGAAGGGTTGGGGACTGCACGCCGCCGAGGTTCTTCGCCACGGGCGGTTCGTTTGCGAGTATGCTG GTGAGCTTTTGACAACAGAAGAAGCAAGGAAGCGGCAGAGGCTATATGATGAGCTTGCCTCTGTCGGTAAGCTTTCTCCTGCACTCATTGTCATACGGGAACATCTTCCTTCTGGGAAAGCATGCCTAAGAGTTAACATTGATGCAACAAAAGTGGGAAATGCGGCTCGTTTTATCAATCATTCATGTGATGGAGGGAACTTGCATCCCGTCTTAGTTAGGAGCTCAGGTTCATTGCTCCCAAGGCTCTGCTTTTTTGCTGCCAGAGATATCAACGAAGGAGAAGAGCTCACCTTCAGTTATGGTGAtgctagagttaggcctaagGGCTTGCCGTGCTTCTGCGGAAGTTTGTGTTGTTCTGGTGTACTTCCTTCGGAAGAAACATGA
- the LOC102714415 gene encoding transcription initiation factor IIF subunit beta isoform X2, with amino-acid sequence MAEEAKSLETARADRSVWLMKCPTVVSRAWQEAATAAASSSSSSDAAAGANPNPNPVVAKVIVSLDPLRSEEQQLQFKMEMAQKGNGNTPKSYSLNMFKDFVPMCVFSESNQGKLACEGKVGHKFDMEPHSDNLANYGKLCRERTEKSMIKNRKLMVLVNDNGMSMRPLPGLVGLMSSGPKKEKKPLPVKPSDMKRTRRDRRELENILFKLFERQPNWSLKNLMQETDQPEQFLKEILNDLCFYNKRGPNQGTHELKPEYKKSTEDADATAS; translated from the exons ATGGCCGAGGAGGCGAAGAGCCTGGAGACGGCCCGGGCCGACCGATCCGTGTGGCTCATGAAGTGCCCGACCGTCGTCTCCCGCGCCTGGCAGGAGGCCGCCACCGctgcggcctcctcctcctcctcttcggacgccgccgctggcgccaACCCGAACCCTAATCCCGTTGTTGCCAAGGTCATCGTCTCCCTCGATCCGCTCCGCTCCGAGGAGCAGCAGCTCCAG TTCAAGATGGAGATGGCTCAAAAAGGCAATGGAAATACACCAAAGAGTTACTCTTTGAACATGTTCAAGGATTTTGTGCCAATGTGTGTTTTTTCTGAATCCAACCAGG GAAAGCTTGCATGTGAAGGGAAAGTTGGGCACAAGTTTGACATGGAACCGCACAGTGATAATCTTGCGAACTATGGGAAGTTATGCCGTGAGAGGACTGAAAAGTCTATGATTAAAAACAGAAAGTTGATG GTACTTGTGAATGACAATGGAATGAGCATGAGGCCGTTGCCTGGCTTGGTTGGTCTGATGTCGTCTGGTCCAAAA aaggagaagaaaccaCTACCAGTAAAACCATCAGACATGAAAAGAACGAGAAGGGATCGCAGGGAActggaaaatattttattcaagcTTTTTGAGAGGCAGCCGAATTGGTCACTTAAGAATCTTATGCAAGAAACTGATCAACCAGAG CAATTCTTGAAGGAGATACTGAACGACCTGTGTTTCTACAACAAAAGGGGTCCAAATCAAGGGACACATGAACTCAAGCCTGAATACAAGAAATCTACAGAGGACGCTGATGCTACCGCTTCTTGA
- the LOC102714415 gene encoding transcription initiation factor IIF subunit beta isoform X1 — translation MAEEAKSLETARADRSVWLMKCPTVVSRAWQEAATAAASSSSSSDAAAGANPNPNPVVAKVIVSLDPLRSEEQQLQFKMEMAQKGNGNTPKSYSLNMFKDFVPMCVFSESNQGKLACEGKVGHKFDMEPHSDNLANYGKLCRERTEKSMIKNRKLMVLVNDNGMSMRPLPGLVGLMSSGPKQKEKKPLPVKPSDMKRTRRDRRELENILFKLFERQPNWSLKNLMQETDQPEQFLKEILNDLCFYNKRGPNQGTHELKPEYKKSTEDADATAS, via the exons ATGGCCGAGGAGGCGAAGAGCCTGGAGACGGCCCGGGCCGACCGATCCGTGTGGCTCATGAAGTGCCCGACCGTCGTCTCCCGCGCCTGGCAGGAGGCCGCCACCGctgcggcctcctcctcctcctcttcggacgccgccgctggcgccaACCCGAACCCTAATCCCGTTGTTGCCAAGGTCATCGTCTCCCTCGATCCGCTCCGCTCCGAGGAGCAGCAGCTCCAG TTCAAGATGGAGATGGCTCAAAAAGGCAATGGAAATACACCAAAGAGTTACTCTTTGAACATGTTCAAGGATTTTGTGCCAATGTGTGTTTTTTCTGAATCCAACCAGG GAAAGCTTGCATGTGAAGGGAAAGTTGGGCACAAGTTTGACATGGAACCGCACAGTGATAATCTTGCGAACTATGGGAAGTTATGCCGTGAGAGGACTGAAAAGTCTATGATTAAAAACAGAAAGTTGATG GTACTTGTGAATGACAATGGAATGAGCATGAGGCCGTTGCCTGGCTTGGTTGGTCTGATGTCGTCTGGTCCAAAA cagaaggagaagaaaccaCTACCAGTAAAACCATCAGACATGAAAAGAACGAGAAGGGATCGCAGGGAActggaaaatattttattcaagcTTTTTGAGAGGCAGCCGAATTGGTCACTTAAGAATCTTATGCAAGAAACTGATCAACCAGAG CAATTCTTGAAGGAGATACTGAACGACCTGTGTTTCTACAACAAAAGGGGTCCAAATCAAGGGACACATGAACTCAAGCCTGAATACAAGAAATCTACAGAGGACGCTGATGCTACCGCTTCTTGA